The following DNA comes from Tunturibacter psychrotolerans.
CAAGTCCCATGCTGTCCACATAGGTCAAGTCTTGTAAGTCAATCACTACCAGTTTCAACTGAGGCAGAAGATGCTTCACCTCTTGGTAGAGCTCTTCGGTGGTGCCTGCTACGAATCGGCCGTGACATTTCACAACGGCTGAGTCCCCGTCACGTTCGATTTCAAAGGTTAAAACTTTTACGATCTCTTCGGGCATATCGATTGCTCCTGGCAAGATACGAGCATTGGGGTGGAGTGTTGACCTGAGAATTCTCGCATACAGAACTGAATGCTGGAACAGACTCGTGAAGATTTGCGGAGATTTATGAGGGATAGGATGGAACGCTGAATTGTGCTGCGCTTTTCGTATCGGACTTACAATCCCTCTATGTGCGGACGATATGGGCTCAAATCAGACAAACAAAAGATAGCGGACGAGTTTCATGCAAAGAAGGTGAGTCCGAAGGTCGTGTTAGCACCCAACTACAACGTCGCTCCCAGCATTCACCTACCGGTCGTGAGACTGGATGAAGAAGGCGACCGCGAACTGACGCTTATGCGATGGGGTTTGATTCCCTTCTACTCGAAGGACGACAAAGCAGCAAACAAGATGACCAATGCACGCGCCGAAACCGTGGCGACATTACCAGCCTATCGCGAGGCGTTCAGACGACGGCGCTGCATCGTCCCTGCGGATTGGTTCTATGAGTGGCAGGGCCTGGATACCAAGAGGAAGAAGACGCAG
Coding sequences within:
- a CDS encoding SOS response-associated peptidase; the protein is MLRFSYRTYNPSMCGRYGLKSDKQKIADEFHAKKVSPKVVLAPNYNVAPSIHLPVVRLDEEGDRELTLMRWGLIPFYSKDDKAANKMTNARAETVATLPAYREAFRRRRCIVPADWFYEWQGLDTKRKKTQSWAIARKDRRLFGMAGLWESWNDPVTRQPLETYTILTTDPNEVMQPIHTRMPVILRPEEYQRWLEPLDSARPPTDLLRPSLVALEAWKVDPKVGNVRNIGPELCEPWNDDLPTPSLFG
- a CDS encoding STAS domain-containing protein codes for the protein MPEEIVKVLTFEIERDGDSAVVKCHGRFVAGTTEELYQEVKHLLPQLKLVVIDLQDLTYVDSMGLGALVRLYSTAKQTGCEFKLLHLGKQLRNVLKMTNLLSVFGQAEDHGINIA